A portion of the Daphnia magna isolate NIES linkage group LG4, ASM2063170v1.1, whole genome shotgun sequence genome contains these proteins:
- the LOC123471204 gene encoding uncharacterized protein LOC123471204 has product MNYDAVRRLCDPCVTDILCDKVAGSEVTCFYLKLMRLITASYLDKSLSPLDRIYGIWYSCLALRYWRHWLQENGYKLDINFITLNAYMCVEINAHSLVLISRRLRENGTPHLFRPWHFGSQSCESFFRLVRSLTSTESTQVNLSGKGFFSRSERADAANQLLGEGENDGVYFPRFTHAFEDQSQDDGKNISFNLPSHLPSDEEIERIIRKAMVDVDHQFQLLGVKMRGKKKFMFNQELVQRINVSRKDKEHPAALIDSNLLLELDDSGAEETAVEENVQPCPDAGDEYDIDVLKSLGMAQLRDFSHLVSRQLESSAFASIICNNGSQIVVKKSAVVWFCENSVRRLSNDRTLRVMQLANFSERRKLKITSVSTRKVVQIGDWCLFRNLEGNGFFLGRVLSFAYFNSTKKSISMFEWIVDQKDHEVGVLCIWYKLDINQSIFSGKLIEVHVHHGFHPCVSYICSCPSPTFTFDAQGSKQLFFTNATVNQLSNFLKDMTLSRD; this is encoded by the exons ATGAATTACGATGCTGTAAGAAGACTGTGTGACCCTTGTGTCACTGATATTCTGTGCGACAAAGTAGCAG GTTCAGAAGTAACGTGCTTCTATCTTAAGCTAATGAGACTAATAACAGCAAGTTATTTGGATAAAAGCTTATCACCACTAGACAGAATATATGGAATATGGTATTCTTGTCTCGCTTTACGGTATTGGCGACATTGGCTTCAAGAAAACGGATACAAACTAGATATTAATTTCATCACCCTCAACGCGTACATGTGTGTTGAGATAAATGCCCACTCCTTAGTCCTCATATCAAGGAGACTAAGAGAGAATGGAACTCCTCATCTGTTTCGGCCGTGGCATTTTGGGAGTCAGAGCTGCGAATCTTTTTTTCGACTTGTCCGGTCGTTGACTTCAACAGAATCGACCCAAGTAAATTTAAGTGGAAAAGGTTTTTTCAGTCGTAGCGAGAGAGCGGATGCCGCAAACCAACTTCTGGGAGAAGGAGAAAACGATGGAGTTTATTTCCCGAGGTTTACTCATGCTTTTGAAGACCAGAGCCAAGACGATggcaaaaatatttctttcaaTCTTCCTTCTCATTTACCCTCCGATGAGGAAATCGAACGTATAATTCGCAAGGCCATGGTAGATGTTGACCATCAGTTTCAATTATTAG GTGTGAAAatgagaggaaaaaagaaatttatgtTCAATCAAGAACTAGTTCAACGAATCAATGTGTCTCGAAAAGATAAGGAACACCCTGCAGCATTGATTGATAGCAACTTGCTGTTGGAGTTGGATGACTCCGGTGCAGAAGAAACAGCGGTCGAGGAAAACGTCCAGCCATGTCCTGACGCGGGTGATGAATATGACATAGATGTACTGAAGTCTCTTGGAATGGCCCAGCTAAGAGATTTTTCTCATTTGGTTTCTCGCCAGCTTGAGTCTAGCGCTTTTGCTAGTATCATTTGTAATAATGGATCGCAAATTGTCGTTAAAAAAAGCGCGGTCGTGTGGTTTTGTGAAAATTCAGTTCGGCGATTAAGCAATGATCGCACTTTACGAGTCATGCAGTTGGCAAATTTTtccgaaagaagaaaattaaaaataacttcTGTTTCAACTCGAAAAGTTGTACAAATTGGAGACTGGTGTCTTTTTCGGAATTTGGAAgggaatggtttttttttggggcgAGTTCTCTCTTTTGCATACTTTAACAGCActaaaaaatctatttccatGTTTGAATGGATAGTTGATCAAAAAGACCATGAGGTTGGGGTACTCTGCATATGGTATAAACTAGATATAAATCAATCTATATTTTCGGGAAAATTAATCGAAGTACATGTCCATCATGGTTTTCACCCTTGTGTTTCGTATATTTGTAGTTGTCCTTCTCCAACATTTACGTTTGATGCCCAAGGTTcaaaacaattgttttttacCAATGCAACAGTTAACCAACTATCAAATTTTCTCAAGGACATGACATTATCAAGGGACTAA